TTGTTGTCCTTCCCCTTTTTTCCATTATTAAAATTGTTTCTGGTAAAATACATTTTCTTGCCATCTTTGGTAAAGACCGCATTGGATTCGTGCATTTTAGTATTTATCGAATTGGAAAAGTCTTTTGCTATCGAATCGCCTTTTTTGGCATTCTCAATTGGAATTACATACAGGTCCAGATAATTCTCATTATTCCATTTATAAACTTTACTTTTTCCAGGCGAAGCATAAATCAGGTCCGAACCTTTTTTTACTGCCCCGAAATCAGAGTTTTTGGTATTGATTTCCAGATTTTTGATTTCAAAACGGTTCCCCAATGCGGCAATATTTTCTAAAACGGCAAGCTGTTTATCAAATGCTGCTACCTCATCTGTCTTTGCATAATATTCTATCCTGCCTCTTGCCAAAGCATTGGCTTCCTCCTGCTTTCCAACTGCCTTTAATGAATGTATGTACCTGAAATAATAATCGTCACCAAAATCAGCACTATAATTTTTAAGAAGGAAGCGATACCATCTCTCAGCATTTTTAAGGTCATTCGTATAATAATAGGCATTGGCCAGATTACTTACGACTTCAAAACTATGATTATCTTTAATAATGTTTTCATATAACGGAATGGCTTCGCTATAGAAAGTCCGTTCAAAATAAGCATTTGCTTTTTTTAAATCCTGTGCATTCCCATTATGAAAATTAAGAATGACAATCAGCACATATAGTATCTTTTTCATGATTCTCATTTTAAAAAAATCTTGGAGATTTGTCATATCCTTTTTTCATAAAACTCAGGTCAAATAACAGAAACACTTCATGAGTTCCTGAATTGAATTGCCCTAAATTGGTTGTGGTGTAATCATAGGCATATCCAATTCTTAAATCGGGCGTAACTTTTATATTCACTAAACCACAAATAGCATCATCGAGTCTGTAGGAAGCGCCAAGCTCAAATTTATCATACAGCAAAACATTTGCAGAAACATCAACTACACCCGGAGCGCCTTTCACTGCTTTGGCCATAAATGATGGTTTTAGTTTCAGGTCCTGGTTAATTTGAAAGACATAACCTCCGGTAAAAAAAACATGGACATTTTCAGAACCAAAACGGTTGATTCCCTGCCGCTCTTCCAGATGTTTTGTATTCAGAAGATTGGGAGCAGACAAACCTATATAATAGTTATCCGTGAAATAGAACGCTCCGGCTCCAAGATTTGGGAAAACGCTGTTGATATTCTGGGCAAAAGCAGGGTCTGTTCCA
This portion of the Flavobacterium lindanitolerans genome encodes:
- a CDS encoding PorP/SprF family type IX secretion system membrane protein codes for the protein MKKILLLILFTGFLNRATAQQDPQYTHYMYNLSVVNPAYATATPEVLNLGGLYRTQWVGAVGAPKTFTFFGHMPASKNVELGLSFISDDIGDGAKKENNIFGDFAYVLQLNSNHRLSLGLKAGVTIFETNFNGFVLESGPNGTDPAFAQNINSVFPNLGAGAFYFTDNYYIGLSAPNLLNTKHLEERQGINRFGSENVHVFFTGGYVFQINQDLKLKPSFMAKAVKGAPGVVDVSANVLLYDKFELGASYRLDDAICGLVNIKVTPDLRIGYAYDYTTTNLGQFNSGTHEVFLLFDLSFMKKGYDKSPRFF